A DNA window from Vigna angularis cultivar LongXiaoDou No.4 chromosome 1, ASM1680809v1, whole genome shotgun sequence contains the following coding sequences:
- the LOC108346314 gene encoding protease Do-like 9 produces the protein MGGNKRKRPHKSKTSAPETLDHPTPAPSPAPVTATATAVAAPNSAANTASMEDVFSVSNVELIDNTVSPRVRRHRGRPKKVPVHSDKPLSLATGRRLSRPLDKGDGDFSVPGDAGMSTLVAMEVDKGWEARVLPAMDSVVKVFCVHTEPNFSLPWQRKRQYSSSSSGFVIGGRRVLTNAHSVEHYTQVKLKKRGSDTKYLATVLAIGTECDIAMLTVDDDEFWQGMSPVEFGELPALQDAVTVVGYPIGGDTISVTSGVVSRIEILSYVHGSTELLGLQIDAAINSGNSGGPAFNDKGNCVGIAFQSLKHEDAENIGYVIPTPVIMHFIRDYEKNGGYTGFPILGVEWQKMENPDLRMATGMRPDQKGVRIRRIDPTAPESKVLKPSDVILSFDGIDIANDGTVPFRHGERIGFSYLISQKYTGDNAAIKVLRNANILKFDIKLETHRRLIPSHSKGKPPSYYIIAGFVFTTVSVPYLRSEYGKDYEYEAPVKLLDKLLHSMPQSPDEQLVVVSQVLVADINIGYEDIVNIQVLGFNGKPVKNLKSLATMVESCNDEYLKFDLDYDQIVVLRTKTAKATTLDILATHCIPSAMSDDLKS, from the exons ATGGGAGGTAACAAACGTAAGAGACCACACAAATCCAAAACCTCCGCCCCGGAAACCCTAGACCACCCCACCCCCGCTCCCTCCCCTGCCCCCGTCACCGCCACTGCCACCGCCGTTGCCGCTCCTAACTCTGCCGCCAACACTGCCTCAATGGAGGACGTCTTTTCCGTTAGCAATGTCGAGCTCATCGACAACACCGTCTCTCCCCGCGTTCGCCGCCACCGTGGCCGCCCCAAGAAGGTCCCCGTCCACTCCGACAAACCCCTATCTCTTGCGACGGGGCGCCGCCTTTCCCGTCCACTCGACAAAGGCGACGGAGACTTCTCGGTTCCCGGCGACGCTGGGATGTCCACCTTGGTGGCGATGGAGGTGGACAAGGGGTGGGAGGCGCGGGTGTTGCCGGCTATGGACTCCGTGGTGAAGGTGTTTTGTGTCCACACGGAACCGAATTTCTCGCTGCCGTGGCAGCGGAAGAGACAGTACAGCTCGAGTAGTAGCGGGTTTGTGATTGGCGGGAGAAGGGTTCTGACGAATGCGCATTCGGTGGAACACTACACACAGGTCAAGCTCAAGAAGCGTGGCTCTGATACCAAGTACTTGGCCACTGTGCTTGCCATTGGAACCGAATGTGACATTG CCATGCTTACAGTGGATGATGATGAGTTCTGGCAAGGGATGTCACCTGTAGAGTTTGGGGAGTTGCCTGCACTTCAAGATGCGGTAACTGTTGTGGGCTACCCAATTGGTGGAGATACTATCTCGGTGACCAGTGGTGTTGTATCACGCATTGAGATTCTATCTTATGTTCATGGTTCTACAGAGCTTTTAGGTTTACAG ATAGATGCTGCTATAAATTCTGGCAATTCTGGAGGACCTGCATTTAATGATAAAGGAAACTGTGTGGGGATTGCATTTCAGTCCCTTAAGCACGAAGATGCGGAGAATATAGGTTATGTCATTCCAACACCAGTTATCATGCATTTCATCCGGGATTACGAGAAGAATGGAGGCTACACTG GGTTCCCTATTCTAGGGGTTGAGTGGCAGAAAATGGAAAACCCTGATCTGCGAATGGCAACAGGCATGAGACCTGACCAGAAAGGTGTGCGCATCAGAAGAATTGATCCTACTGCTCCAGAATCCAAGGTTTTGAAGCCATCAGATGTTATCCTTAGTTTTGATGGGATTGATATTGCCAATGATGGAACAG TTCCATTTCGACATGGAGAGCGCATTGGCTTCAGTTATCTCATCTCACAGAAATATACCGGGGATAATGCAGCAATTAAAGTACTGCGAAATGCAAACATCttaaaatttgacattaaaCTTGAGACTCACAGAAGGCTTATTCCATCACATAGCAAGGGCAAGCCTCCCTCGTATTATATAATTGCTGGATTTGTTTTTACAACTGTTTCGGTTCCATATCTTCGTTCTGAG TATGGAAAAGATTATGAATATGAAGCTCCAGTCAAGCTTTTGGATAAATTGCTGCATTCAATGCCACAATCACCAGATGAACAACTTGTTGTGGTCTCTCAG GTGCTCGTGGCTGATATCAACATTGGATATGAAGATATTGTTAACATCCAG GTCCTTGGTTTCAATGGTAAACCAGTGAAAAACCTGAAGAGCCTGGCCACTATGGTAGAGAGCTGCAATGATGAATATCTAAAATTCGATCTAGATTATGATCAG ATAGTGGTCCTTCGCACAAAGACTGCAAAAGCAACTACCCTTGATATTCTTGCAACACACTGTATTCCATCAGCGATGTCTGATGATCTTAAGTCATGA